One stretch of Hemibagrus wyckioides isolate EC202008001 linkage group LG01, SWU_Hwy_1.0, whole genome shotgun sequence DNA includes these proteins:
- the LOC131356249 gene encoding zinc-binding protein A33-like, translated as MGKSKSLSDQISNQFMKLHQFLEDKEREVKKKLEEEEKQILAIMGINMFTMEEMLSDRGEKQGMMRSALEINQPSRFLQWWNETGRFVVRKVVIGNSTHLALEDLRVVPDTLSLGPYETLLQFFVWKEMLRFIQLVPHHHTVEDKGDQSISISPSGLCIQPKKVTRIQKNKPNSLWLKIVSSFNTGKHYWELDVGRKVDWGVGVCSCESGKIVNDTVLCFNSDSSYHIEQTHDTDKSTVDLTSQPRKIGVYLDCERNLISFYNADKMILIDTRVLSKPPPYSLCLSPGLYLDGKNSDPLTICWY; from the exons ATG GGGAAATCCAAATCATTATCAGACCAGATCTCAAACCAGTTTATGAAGCTGCACCAGTTCCTGGAGGACAAAGAGAGGGAGGTGAAGAAAAAGctagaggaggaggaaaaacaaATCTTGGCCATAATGGGAATAAACATGTTTACAATGGAAGAAATGTTGTCAGACAGAGGAGAAAAACAAGGAATGATGAGGTCAGCTTTAGAGATTAATCAACCTAGCCGGTTCCTACAG TGGTGGAATGAGACTGGACGCTTTGTAGTTCGGAAAGTAGTCATAGGAAATTCAAC GCACCTGGCCCTGGAGGATCTTAGGGTTGTACCCGACACCCTGTCTCTTGGTCCCTATGAGACGCTCCTGCAGTTCTTTGTGTGGAAAGAGATGTTGAGATTCATCCAGCTAG TGCCTCATCACCACACTGTGGAGGACAAAGGCGATCAAAGCATCAGCATTTCTCCCAGTGGACTCTGTATTCAGCCCAAGAAGGTGACAAGaatccagaaaaacaaaccCAACTCACTTTGGCTAAAGATAGTGTCATCATTTAACACAGGGAAACACTACTGGGAGTTGGATGTGGGGAGGAAAGTGGACTGGGGTGTTGGGGTTTGTAGCTGTGAATCGGGTAAAATTGTCAATGACACGGTGCTTTGCTTCAACTCAGATTCTAGCTACCACATCGAACAGACCCACGATACGGACAAAAGCACAGTAGATCTTACATCACAGCCTAGGAAGATAGGCGTGTACCTGGACTGTGAGAGAAATCTGATCTCATTCTATAATGCTGACAAAATGATTCTCATTGATACTAGAGTCTTGTCAAAACCACCACcctattctctctgtctctctcctggtCTTTATTTGGATGGAAAGAACAGCGATCCACTCACTATTTGCTGGTATTGA